From one Triticum aestivum cultivar Chinese Spring chromosome 4B, IWGSC CS RefSeq v2.1, whole genome shotgun sequence genomic stretch:
- the LOC123094711 gene encoding scarecrow-like protein 9, whose protein sequence is MLTEEDIVDKFFYQYPDHPELLQAEQPFAEILADTSSDAHESFASSTSILMPSQGNGTDFIVSGCQVQYPAFFLNGTGTGTGTVEPSGLVFPIPSESSTRTDMLSSMAFFKGMEEANRFLPADNVMVAGRGRKKRWSGMDAETEAGLGRSSKQITALPRSVSEEEEETTALEMLDRLVLNGYDAHPGEMQEVVRVTLEDKENKAAVGRRGRRGARHTVVTDLETLLIRCAEAVSSNDVRGASKLLERIKWHSSPTGDAKQRLAHYFAQGLEARLAGTGSRLYRALMGKHTLTVELIKAYHLHMAACCSIKVGLLFAINTICKAVAGRRKLHIVHYGITTGFQWPDLLRLLANREGGPPQVRITGINTPRPGLRPAQIMEEAGDRLSNCARQFGVPFEFRAIASKLEDVRAEDLHIDPDEVLVVNSLYEFRTLMDESLTFDMVSLRDMVLNNISKMRPGVFVQSLVNGPYSAAFFMTRFRHALYYFTALFDVMENTVPRDNDQRLLVERDIFARSAINMIACEGADRVERPQNYKEWQARNERAGLRQLPLDPDVVLILKDQVKSRYHKHFMISEDHRWLLQGWKGRVLYAHSTWASQVID, encoded by the coding sequence ATGCTCACTGAGGAGGACATCGTCGACAAGTTCTTCTACCAGTACCCTGACCACCCGGAGCTCCTGCAGGCCGAGCAGCCCTTCGCCGAGATCCTTGCCGACACCTCATCCGACGCCCACGAGTCCTttgcctcctccacctccatctTGATGCCCAGCCAAGGTAACGGCACGGACTTCATAGTTTCCGGGTGCCAAGTACAGTATCCAGCCTTCTTCTTGAACGGCACAGGCACAGGCACAGGCACTGTGGAGCCCAGTGGTTTGGTGTTTCCCATTCCCAGCGAGAGCAGCACCAGAACGGACATGCTGTCGAGCATGGCTTTCTTCAAAGGCATGGAGGAAGCCAACAGGTTCTTGCCCGCAGACAATGTGATGGTGGCTGGCAGGGGGCGCAAGAAGAGGTGGTCTGGCATGGATGCCGAGACGGAGGCGGGCTTGGGCAGGAGCAGCAAGCAAATAACGGCGCTGCCGCGTAGTgtctcggaggaggaggaggagaccacCGCGCTGGAGATGCTGGACCGGCTGGTCCTCAACGGCTACGATGCGCACCCGGGCGAGATGCAGGAGGTGGTACGCGTCACCTTGGAGGACAAGGAGAACAAGGCAGCAGTTGGcaggcgcgggaggcgcggggcgaGGCACACGGTGGTGACTGACCTAGAGACCCTGCTGATCCGCTGCGCTGAAGCAGTGTCCAGCAACGACGTGCGCGGCGCCAGCAAGCTGCTGGAGCGGATCAAGTGGCACTCCTCGCCGACGGGGGACGCCAAGCAGCGGCTGGCGCACTACTTCGCCCAGGGGCTGGAGGCACGGCTGGCTGGCACGGGGAGCCGGCTGTACCGAGCGCTCATGGGGAAGCACACCTTAACCGTTGAGCTCATCAAGGCCTACCATCTGCACATGGCTGCCTGCTGCTCGATCAAGGTTGGTTTGCTCTTTGCCATCAACACCATCTGCAAGGCCGTTGCAGGGAGGAGGAAACTGCACATTGTGCACTACGGCATCACCACCGGATTCCAGTGGCCGGACTTGCTCCGGTTGCTGGCCAACAGGGAGGGCGGGCCACCGCAAGTGAGGATCACCGGCATTAACACCCCTCGCCCCGGGCTCCGTCCGGCTCAAATAATGGAGGAGGCGGGGGACCGGCTCAGCAACTGTGCTAGGCAGTTCGGCGTGCCATTCGAGTTCCGCGCCATCGCATCCAAGCTGGAGGATGTCCGGGCTGAGGACCTGCACATCGACCCAGACGAGGTGCTGGTCGTGAACAGCCTGTACGAGTTCAGGACCTTGATGGACGAGAGCCTAACCTTTGACATGGTGAGCCTGAGGGACATGGTGCTCAACAATATCAGCAAGATGAGGCCGGGTGTGTTCGTTCAGTCCCTCGTCAATGGACCATACAGCGCGGCTTTCTTCATGACGCGGTTCCGCCATGCCTTGTACTACTTCACGGCCTTGTTCGATGTGATGGAGAACACCGTTCCACGGGACAACGACCAGAGACTTCTGGTGGAGCGGGACATCTTTGCACGCTCCGCCATTAACATGATCGCCTGTGAAGGCGCAGACCGGGTGGAGCGCCCTCAGAACTACAAGGAGTGGCAGGCGCGGAACGAGCGAGCGGGGCTAAGGCAGCTGCCCTTGGACCCTGATGTTGTTCTGATCCTCAAGGACCAAGTGAAGAGTCGGTACCACAAGCATTTCATGATCAGCGAGGATCACCGCTGGCTTCTGCAAGGATGGAAAGGCCGGGTGCTCTATGCACACTCCACATGGGCTTCTCAAGTGATAGATTGA
- the LOC123094712 gene encoding scarecrow-like protein 9 has translation MEPPPQSPSVYLDIPPSPYGGTVGDLVLPYITRILMEEDIDDRFFYQYPDHLAFLQAQQQFTQILDDAKNLLSGEGGDMEKMHSDESLQGIRGGSMCLADKDVPSWTFSDGAEVDNNGDQSKLNPSNRDMLNFAFLKGMEEANKFLPRDNQPQADVFSINQAKEIFGGRKARRDADKPEEVVGRASKLLMPELEEDGAREMINKIMLNSYELCGETMEELQITMENIRADRKNKKAVRGKQGKKEAVDLRGLLLCCAQEVATGNRHGAGNLLKQIRQHASATGDAAQRLAHCFAKGLEARLAGTGSQVYKSLMAKHTSTMEFLKGYELFMAACSFKRVAFTFSSMTIFDAVEGKSKLHIVDYGLHYGCQWPGLLAWLATRDGGPLEVRITGIDLPQPGFRPAKRLEETGRALSNCARQFGLPFKFRGIAAKWETIRAEDLNIDPDEVLVVNDLFNFNTLMDESLVIDRPSPRDVVLSNIREMQPVVFIQGVVNGSSGPFFLARFREALFFYSSVFDMLDATTPPDSYQRFVLERDMFGQCALNTIACESADRVERPETYKQWQLRNQRAGLRQLPLKPIITKVATGKVKSLYHKEFVVDVDQGWLLQGWKGRILYAHSAWVADDTSSEY, from the coding sequence ATGGAGCCCCCGCCGCAATCTCCATCCGTCTACCTCGACATTCCTCCGTCGCCCTATGGCGGCACTGTCGGGGACCTGGTGCTCCCATACATCACTCGCATTCTGATGGAGGAGGACATCGACGACAGGTTCTTCTACCAGTACCCAGACCATCTTGCCTTCCTCCAGGCGCAGCAGCAATTTACCCAAATTCTTGATGATGCCAAGAACTTACTGTCCGGTGAAGGCGGCGACATGGAGAAGATGCATTCCGATGAGTCTTTGCAGGGTATTCGTGGAGGCAGCATGTGCTTGGCTGACAAGGACGTCCCGAGTTGGACGTTCTCGGATGGTGCTGAGGTGGACAATAATGGTGATCAGAGCAAACTCAACCCCTCCAATAGAGACATGCTTAACTTTGCATTCTTGAAAGGCATGGAGGAGGCCAACAAGTTCTTGCCTAGAGACAACCAACCGCAGGCTGATGTCTTCAGCATCAACCAAGCAAAAGAGATTTTTGGGGGACGGAAGGCTCGGCGTGATGCGGACAAGCCGGAGGAAGTGGTGGGCAGGGCCAGCAAACTGCTGATGCCGGAGCTGGAAGAGGATGGCGCCCGCGAGATGATCAACAAAATAATGCTGAATAGTTACGAACTATGCGGGGAGACCATGGAGGAGCTGCAAATCACCATGGAGAACATCAGAGCTGATAGAAAAAATAAGAAGGCGGTGCGGGGAAAGCAGGGAAAGAAAGAGGCGGTGGACCTGCGCGGGCTGCTGCTATGCTGCGCACAGGAGGTGGCCACCGGCAACCGTCATGGTGCGGGCAATCTGCTGAAACAGATCAGGCAGCATGCTTCCGCAACAGGAGATGCCGCTCAGCGGCTGGCGCATTGTTTCGCCAAGGGGCTTGAGGCCCGGCTGGCGGGCACTGGGAGCCAGGTGTACAAGTCACTCATGGCGAAGCACACCTCGACCATGGAGTTCCTCAAAGGTTATGAGCTGTTCATGGCAGCCTGCTCCTTCAAAAGGGTGGCGTTCACATTCTCCAGCATGACCATCTTCGATGCCGTGGAAGGGAAGAGCAAGTTGCACATTGTGGATTATGGCTTGCATTATGGGTGCCAGTGGCCGGGCCTGCTGGCTTGGCTGGCGACTAGGGACGGCGGGCCACTGGAAGTGAGGATCACCGGGATTGACCTCCCGCAGCCTGGGTTCCGCCCAGCTAAGAGGCTTGAGGAGACAGGGCGGGCACTCAGCAACTGTGCCCGTCAGTTTGGCTTGCCGTTCAAGTTCCGTGGCATCGCGGCTAAGTGGGAGACTATCCGTGCCGAGGACCTCAACATCGACCCTGACGAGGTGCTTGTGGTGAATGACTTGTTCAATTTCAACACCTTGATGGACGAGAGCCTTGTTATCGACAGACCCAGCCCCAGGGATGTGGTCCTCAGCAACATCCGGGAGATGCAGCCAGTTGTGTTCATCCAAGGTGTTGTGAACGGTTCGAGCGGCCCATTTTTCTTGGCGCGGTTCCGGGAGGCGCTCTTCTTTTACTCATCGGTGTTCGACATGCTTGATGCCACCACACCACCAGATAGCTACCAGCGCTTCGTTCTCGAGCGGGACATGTTCGGGCAGTGTGCTCTGAATACTATCGCCTGCGAGAGTGCAGACCGGGTAGAGCGTCCTGAGACATACAAACAGTGGCAGCTGAGAAACCAACGTGCAGGCCTCAGACAGCTGCCACTGAAGCCGATTATCACTAAGGTGGCAACAGGCAAGGTCAAGAGCCTGTACCACAAGGAGTTTGTTGTGGATGTGGATCAGGGGTGGTTGCTGCAGGGGTGGAAGGGCCGCATCCTATATGCTCACTCGGCGTGGGTGGCAGACGACACTAGCTCGGAGTATTAG
- the LOC123094713 gene encoding uncharacterized protein — translation MLLDLLEQLTCPPAVIHHRLGTVDQQRVQAPASTNLSVLLTSASTSLLQSLRPLLLFSFGWSCSPVVVSSLFVGKNFFASSMPLRKAVLKMSVLNSPLASNSKLRTSSTPLNFKMPELRECMSLAKAPPWSAVKVEACMLEDRIWAKGRWALRSAGLSSSMSSSSSMRIRAILGSAR, via the exons atgctgctggatctccttgAGCAACTCACCTGCCCTCCGGCGGTCATCCATCACCGCCTTGGCACAGTGGATCAGCAGCGTGTGCAG GCACCAGCTTCGACCAATCTGTCCGTCCTACTGACATCAGCCTCCACCTCGTTGCTCCAGTCCTTGCGGCCCCTGCTGCTTTTCTCCTTCGGTTGGTCCTGCTCACCGGTGGTCGTCAGCTCACTGTTTGTGGGCAAGAACTTCTTCGCCTCTTCCATGCCCTTGAGGAAAGCAGTGCTAAAGATGTCAGTGCTGAACTCTCCATTGGCGAGCAACAGCAAGCTGCGGACCTCATCAACACCCTTGAACTTCAAGATGCCTGAGCTGAGAGAGTGCATGTCGCTGGCCAAGGCGCCACCTTGGTCTGCCGTTAAGGTGGAGGCATGCATGCTGGAAGATAGGATTTGGGCAAAGGGTCGCTGGGCTTTGAGGAGTGCAGGGTTGTCTTCGTCAATGTCATCGTCCTCCTCCATGAGGATACGCGCGATATTGGGGAGCGCCAGGTGA